AATACCATTGCTGGCAGCATTTTATGTGTGGCAAAATAACAGGCAACAGGTGAGTCTGCAGTTATCTTCTGTATATGGATTTAAAAAAGCGAAGACATCATATAAAGTCTATCTGCGCCACAGCACATTTATGCTCCGTATGATTGCCGTTATTATGGTCATAGTGGCAGCAGCGCGCCCACAGCTGGTTTCGGGGAAAAAGATTATTTCCAGTGAAGGGATCGACATCATTATTGCACTGGATATTTCCGGAAGCATGCTGGCAAAAGATTTTACACCCAACCGGCTGGAAGCTGCAAAAGCAATTGCTGCTTCATTTATTGACGGACGCCCTAATGACCGAATCGGACTGGTGCTTTTTGCAGGTCAGGCCTATACTGCATGCCCGGTTACAATAGATCACGCCAGTTTAAAGAATATCCTTGCCAAGGTAAAGGCTGGCTACATTACGGATGGCACTGCAATAGGAACAGGTTTGGGAACTGCTGCAAACCGGTTAAAAAATAATAGTGACAAAAGTCACGTGATCATTTTAATGACTGATGGCGAAAATAATGCAGGGGAGATACTTCCTTTGCAAGCTGCTCAACTTGCCCGATCTTCCGTTATCCGTGTATATACCATCGGTATTCAATTGCATAATTCTCATATAGACCCACCTGCTGAAAATGGTTTAAACGGTTTGCAAAGTCCTGCTGCAGGAATTCTGCTTGCTAAGGTTGCTGAGATCACGAATGGAAAATATTTCAGGGCGACCAGCACCAAAA
The genomic region above belongs to Chitinophagales bacterium and contains:
- a CDS encoding VWA domain-containing protein, translating into MMQLSFANPQFLWLLNSIPLLAAFYVWQNNRQQVSLQLSSVYGFKKAKTSYKVYLRHSTFMLRMIAVIMVIVAAARPQLVSGKKIISSEGIDIIIALDISGSMLAKDFTPNRLEAAKAIAASFIDGRPNDRIGLVLFAGQAYTACPVTIDHASLKNILAKVKAGYITDGTAIGTGLGTAANRLKNNSDKSHVIILMTDGENNAGEILPLQAAQLARSSVIRVYTIGIQLHNSHIDPPAENGLNGLQSPAAGILLAKVAEITNGKYFRATSTKNLEDIYREIDRLEKTKVSMITTTRYEERFGWFAGLAAFAVFLELLLRYTVFKTLT